In Anaeromyxobacter sp., the following proteins share a genomic window:
- a CDS encoding ABC transporter permease, giving the protein MTQLLDNIAMALGTLRANPLRSALTLLGIVISASTVVAMMALTEGLRLKVTSDLAFLGNNAFQVQKWPAPGFHNVDWHKYARRKPITRAQGEALLGLPHVLGVSIEESFDRPFAVATRERATKAVIEVVGVNTDTERSRAISLAEGRFVNESDIRLGRRVAVVGADVVDALYPDGQALGQEVRVRGVPFEIVGIAERMGSILGLESKDGFTLVPWTAFELALGKVENTNLVVIATSPEDIPKAIDEVVSTLRRQRGLAPLAENDFEYFTNDSVNETFNNLAAMVGAATLGVCALALLVGGIGIMNIMLVSVTERTREIGVRMALGARRRRILVQFIFEAVTLSLLGGLIGVGLGAGVAVFTREVLQVPSSIPAWAVILSLASACGAGLLFGIYPAARASKLDPVEAMRTE; this is encoded by the coding sequence ATGACCCAGCTCCTCGACAACATCGCCATGGCGCTCGGCACCCTCCGCGCCAACCCGCTGCGCTCGGCGCTGACCCTGCTCGGCATCGTCATCAGCGCCTCCACGGTGGTGGCCATGATGGCCCTCACCGAGGGGCTGCGGCTCAAGGTGACCAGCGACCTGGCCTTCCTGGGGAACAACGCCTTCCAGGTGCAGAAGTGGCCGGCCCCGGGGTTCCACAACGTCGACTGGCACAAGTACGCCCGCCGCAAGCCCATCACCCGCGCGCAGGGGGAGGCGCTGCTGGGCCTGCCGCACGTGCTGGGCGTCTCCATCGAGGAGTCCTTCGACCGCCCCTTCGCGGTGGCCACCCGCGAGCGCGCCACCAAGGCGGTCATCGAGGTGGTGGGCGTCAACACCGACACCGAGCGCTCCCGCGCCATCAGCCTGGCCGAGGGGCGCTTCGTCAACGAGTCGGACATCCGGCTGGGGCGGCGGGTGGCGGTGGTGGGGGCCGACGTGGTGGACGCCCTCTACCCGGACGGCCAGGCCCTCGGGCAGGAGGTGCGGGTGCGCGGCGTGCCCTTCGAGATCGTGGGCATCGCCGAGCGCATGGGCTCGATCCTGGGGCTGGAGTCCAAGGACGGCTTCACCCTGGTGCCCTGGACGGCCTTCGAGCTGGCGCTGGGCAAGGTGGAGAACACCAACCTGGTGGTCATCGCCACCTCGCCCGAGGACATCCCCAAGGCCATCGACGAGGTGGTCTCGACGCTGCGCCGCCAGCGCGGCCTGGCCCCGCTGGCCGAGAACGACTTCGAGTACTTCACCAACGACTCGGTCAACGAGACCTTCAACAACCTGGCCGCCATGGTGGGCGCTGCCACCCTGGGCGTCTGCGCCCTGGCGCTGCTGGTGGGTGGCATCGGCATCATGAACATCATGCTGGTCTCGGTGACCGAGCGGACCCGCGAGATCGGCGTGCGCATGGCGCTGGGGGCGCGGCGCCGCCGCATCCTGGTGCAGTTCATCTTCGAGGCGGTCACCCTGTCGCTGCTGGGCGGCCTCATCGGGGTGGGCCTGGGCGCCGGCGTGGCGGTCTTCACCCGCGAGGTGCTGCAGGTGCCGTCGAGCATCCCGGCCTGGGCGGTGATACTCTCCCTCGCCTCCGCGTGCGGGGCCGGGCTCCTGTTCGGCATCTACCCCGCCGCCCGGGCGTCGAAGCTGGACCCCGTCGAGGCGATGCGGACCGAGTAG
- a CDS encoding ABC transporter permease: MGIVIGVMTVISIVAIIDGLDASFATQIGNLGAHTVYVDKWKWINTGNEWWEMRNRKNVGRAELEAIEQEATLATAVAPMANIRATVTVGDVELTRLQVRGTNGSYLQTGGGSVAAGRFLAGPDVELSRSVVVLAAGVADRLFPGEPWDAVLGRKVRIKDHPFTVIGVLERRGRMLGMDLDSNVSIPYTTFLRDLGGKRSIAVAVATEPGQVEALTDQLTGILRQVRRVPPERPDDFNINRQDQFLKLYGQLTGALYGVAVGVGLITLIVGGIGIMNIMLVSVTERTREIGVRRALGARKRTILLQFLIESSIVSAAGGAVGTGLGFGVALILSVATPLAAAVTPGAVALGLGFSAGVGLLFGSWPAWRAANLDPVEALRYE, from the coding sequence ATGGGCATCGTCATCGGCGTCATGACGGTGATCTCCATCGTGGCCATCATCGACGGGCTGGACGCCAGCTTCGCCACCCAGATCGGCAACCTGGGCGCCCACACCGTCTACGTGGACAAGTGGAAGTGGATCAACACCGGCAACGAGTGGTGGGAGATGCGCAACCGCAAGAACGTGGGGCGCGCCGAGCTGGAGGCCATCGAGCAGGAGGCCACCCTGGCCACCGCGGTGGCCCCCATGGCCAACATCCGGGCCACCGTCACGGTGGGCGACGTGGAGCTGACCCGGCTGCAGGTGCGCGGCACCAACGGCTCCTACCTGCAGACCGGCGGCGGCAGCGTGGCGGCCGGGCGCTTCCTGGCCGGGCCGGACGTGGAGCTGTCGCGCAGCGTGGTGGTGCTGGCGGCCGGGGTGGCCGACCGGCTCTTCCCGGGCGAGCCCTGGGACGCCGTCCTGGGCCGCAAGGTCCGCATCAAGGATCACCCCTTCACCGTCATCGGGGTGCTGGAGCGGCGCGGCCGCATGCTGGGCATGGACCTCGACAGCAACGTCTCCATCCCCTACACCACCTTCCTGCGCGACCTGGGCGGCAAGCGCTCCATCGCCGTGGCGGTGGCCACCGAGCCTGGCCAGGTGGAGGCCCTCACCGACCAGCTGACCGGCATCCTGCGCCAGGTGCGCCGCGTCCCGCCGGAGCGGCCCGACGACTTCAACATCAACCGCCAGGACCAGTTCCTCAAGCTCTACGGCCAGCTCACCGGCGCCCTCTACGGCGTGGCGGTGGGGGTGGGGCTCATCACCCTGATCGTGGGCGGCATCGGCATCATGAACATCATGCTGGTGTCGGTGACCGAGCGGACCCGCGAGATCGGGGTGCGCCGGGCCCTGGGCGCCCGCAAGCGGACCATCCTGCTGCAGTTCCTCATCGAGTCCTCCATCGTCTCGGCCGCCGGCGGGGCGGTGGGCACCGGCCTGGGCTTCGGGGTGGCGCTGATCCTCTCGGTGGCCACGCCGCTGGCCGCGGCGGTCACCCCCGGCGCGGTGGCGCTGGGCCTGGGCTTCTCGGCCGGGGTGGGGCTGCTCTTCGGCAGCTGGCCCGCCTGGCGGGCCGCCAACCTCGATCCGGTGGAGGCGCTGCGCTACGAATGA
- a CDS encoding ABC transporter ATP-binding protein, translating into MSDALISVDRLARHYVVGGETVRALDGVSFDIHQGEWVAIVGQSGSGKSTLMNLLGCLDTATSGTYRLNGADVETLSDDALADLRNREIGFIFQTFQLLPRASAAANVELPLVYRGLPRRERRAMAEHALRSVGLANRMHHRPNELSGGQRQRVAIARALVGEPSILLADEPTGNLDSQTGEEIVRLFGELNARGHTIILVTHEAKLAARCPRAIKLMDGRVLGDGPGAEVAALQAARAVGT; encoded by the coding sequence ATGAGCGACGCCCTCATCTCGGTGGACCGGCTGGCCCGCCACTACGTGGTGGGCGGCGAGACGGTGCGCGCGCTCGACGGGGTCTCCTTCGACATCCACCAGGGGGAGTGGGTGGCCATCGTCGGCCAGTCGGGCTCGGGCAAGTCCACCCTGATGAACCTGCTGGGCTGCCTCGACACCGCCACCTCCGGCACCTACCGGCTCAACGGCGCCGACGTCGAGACCCTCTCCGACGACGCCCTGGCCGACCTGCGCAACCGGGAGATCGGCTTCATCTTCCAGACCTTCCAGCTCCTGCCGCGCGCCTCGGCGGCGGCCAACGTGGAGCTGCCGCTGGTCTACCGCGGCCTGCCGCGCCGCGAGCGCCGCGCCATGGCGGAGCACGCCCTGCGCTCGGTGGGGCTGGCCAACCGCATGCACCACCGGCCCAACGAGCTCTCCGGCGGCCAGCGCCAGCGCGTCGCCATCGCCCGCGCCCTGGTGGGCGAGCCCTCCATCCTGCTGGCCGACGAGCCCACCGGCAACCTCGACTCGCAGACCGGCGAGGAGATCGTGCGGCTCTTCGGCGAGCTGAACGCCCGCGGCCACACCATCATCCTGGTGACCCACGAGGCCAAGCTGGCGGCCCGCTGCCCGCGCGCCATCAAGCTGATGGACGGCCGGGTGCTGGGCGACGGCCCGGGGGCCGAGGTGGCCGCGCTGCAGGCGGCCCGCGCGGTGGGCACGTGA
- a CDS encoding efflux RND transporter periplasmic adaptor subunit, which produces MDAMTTTPPEVSPPPPAPVRMSWPKRIFAVLFVLAIAGVVATSLRPKEEKPLTVQAAAARKGSITRVVTGGGKLEAATEVKLSSNITGDLVELSIREGDRVTTGQVLGKIDARRYSAQLSQAEGARNGAAAELQVQQVRAASLEAEYRRVAALAASQNASAAELDKARAELDGARAQAAAAGQRVVQSDAALREARHQFSLTTITAPMDGIVTQRLKQVGERVRGSDFSEDVIMVIATLSKMEMKAEIGEHEVVYVKEGDLAEIEVDAFPERKFKAQVVEVARKATVKNAGTEQEVTTFIVRMALTDQVAGALPGMSAQAAVSTDTREDAVVVPIAAVTVRPDKDLKPKGAEVAEQPAPAPAPPVPGKKARKEPLKKVVFVVQDGVARVRLVETGLASDTEIEIVSGLQAGEQVVEGPYRVLSKELADGKKVTEEELGKKGEGKAKGS; this is translated from the coding sequence ATGGACGCCATGACCACCACGCCCCCCGAAGTGTCGCCGCCCCCGCCCGCCCCGGTCCGCATGAGCTGGCCCAAGCGGATCTTCGCCGTCCTCTTCGTGCTGGCCATCGCCGGGGTGGTGGCCACCTCGCTGCGCCCCAAGGAGGAGAAGCCCCTCACCGTGCAGGCCGCCGCGGCGCGCAAGGGGTCCATCACCCGGGTGGTCACCGGCGGTGGCAAGCTGGAGGCGGCCACCGAGGTGAAGCTCTCCTCCAACATCACCGGCGATCTGGTGGAGCTCTCCATCCGCGAGGGCGACCGGGTCACCACCGGGCAGGTGCTGGGCAAGATCGACGCCCGCCGCTACTCGGCCCAGCTGAGCCAGGCCGAGGGGGCGCGCAACGGCGCCGCCGCCGAGCTGCAGGTGCAGCAGGTGCGGGCCGCCTCGCTGGAGGCCGAGTACCGCCGGGTGGCCGCCCTGGCCGCCTCGCAGAACGCCAGCGCCGCCGAGCTCGACAAGGCCCGCGCCGAGCTGGACGGCGCCCGCGCCCAGGCCGCCGCCGCCGGGCAGCGGGTGGTCCAGTCGGACGCCGCCCTGCGCGAGGCGCGCCACCAGTTCTCCCTCACCACCATCACCGCCCCCATGGACGGCATCGTCACCCAGCGGCTCAAGCAGGTGGGCGAGCGGGTGCGCGGCTCGGACTTCTCCGAGGACGTCATCATGGTCATCGCCACCCTCTCCAAGATGGAGATGAAGGCGGAGATCGGCGAGCACGAGGTGGTCTACGTGAAGGAGGGCGACCTGGCGGAGATCGAGGTGGACGCCTTCCCGGAGCGCAAGTTCAAGGCCCAGGTGGTGGAGGTGGCCCGCAAGGCCACCGTCAAGAACGCCGGCACCGAGCAGGAGGTCACCACCTTCATCGTGCGCATGGCGCTGACCGACCAGGTGGCCGGCGCGCTGCCCGGCATGAGCGCCCAGGCCGCGGTCTCCACCGACACCCGCGAGGACGCGGTGGTGGTGCCCATCGCCGCGGTGACGGTGCGCCCGGACAAGGACCTCAAGCCCAAGGGGGCCGAGGTGGCCGAGCAGCCGGCGCCCGCCCCGGCGCCGCCGGTGCCCGGCAAGAAGGCCCGCAAGGAGCCGCTCAAGAAGGTGGTCTTCGTGGTGCAGGACGGGGTGGCCCGGGTGCGCCTGGTGGAGACCGGCCTGGCCTCCGACACCGAGATCGAGATCGTCTCCGGGCTGCAGGCCGGCGAGCAGGTGGTGGAGGGGCCCTACCGCGTGCTCTCCAAGGAGCTGGCCGACGGCAAGAAGGTCACCGAGGAGGAGCTGGGCAAGAAGGGCGAGGGGAAGGCCAAGGGCTCATGA
- the lepB gene encoding signal peptidase I: MNKQKLWSEVKGWGLTILAVLAFRTFLYEPVWIPSGSMIPTLQIGDFIVVEKWAYGARLPFTDEAQATWSSPRRGDIVVFLNPSGGPSADDLIKRVVAVAGDVVEIKDGHLQVNGQPVPRQEQLGACQYWNKPERGGWVEEPCRDFVEQLDGHAFHTHCAPDHPCGDVVAQKVPPGHVFMAGDHRDRSADSRVFGPVPVGRVKGRAWVALVSWGPDGLRWDRLFHSVTH; the protein is encoded by the coding sequence GTGAACAAGCAGAAGCTGTGGTCGGAGGTGAAGGGCTGGGGCCTCACCATCCTGGCGGTGCTGGCCTTCCGCACCTTCCTGTACGAGCCGGTCTGGATCCCGTCCGGCTCGATGATCCCCACCCTGCAGATCGGGGACTTCATCGTGGTGGAGAAGTGGGCCTACGGGGCCCGCCTCCCCTTCACCGACGAGGCCCAGGCCACCTGGTCGAGCCCGCGGCGCGGCGACATCGTGGTGTTCCTGAACCCCAGCGGCGGCCCCTCGGCCGACGACCTCATCAAGCGGGTGGTGGCGGTGGCCGGCGACGTGGTGGAGATCAAGGACGGCCACCTGCAGGTGAACGGCCAGCCGGTGCCGCGCCAGGAGCAGCTGGGCGCCTGCCAGTACTGGAACAAGCCGGAGCGCGGCGGCTGGGTCGAGGAGCCCTGCCGCGACTTCGTGGAGCAGCTGGACGGCCACGCCTTCCACACCCACTGCGCCCCCGACCACCCCTGCGGCGACGTGGTGGCGCAGAAGGTCCCGCCCGGCCACGTCTTCATGGCCGGCGACCACCGCGACCGCTCCGCCGACAGCCGGGTCTTCGGCCCGGTGCCGGTGGGGCGCGTCAAGGGGCGGGCCTGGGTGGCGCTGGTCTCCTGGGGGCCCGACGGGCTCCGCTGGGACCGGCTGTTCCACTCGGTCACCCACTAG